Proteins encoded together in one Pseudomonas sp. Seg1 window:
- a CDS encoding sodium:proton antiporter, producing the protein MMVIGFWLLALALFAVATRVGRHFGLIPIVSQLLLASFGLPLLMYFWIEPGWQLRGAELIAPAWLKNLYSLSFALLLGHILSDVIDLRLDRQSVKIAVPSFAVPFACGLAVAYWLLPAQPWLNSLAIGLVFAITAIPVLYLYLRHIDYPPAATRRLVQTAILIDLTCWTLFGLAQGSLHLSSLLLPLGLACVPLLLCLFGVRRPLTYSLGFFALLVMAEHYKLNALIFGIGYLLCMAALKVPLVLPLPARWMSRLQTWLAIPLILTFGIVQIDVHSALASLGPAQWAALLMLPIASKLLGNWLGLGWAGASFEGASRWRESVLLNIRGLSEIVFLNLLLQQQLITPALYFALMLMGLIATLLPALIGLHRAPQKHTAIAPGSSRANR; encoded by the coding sequence ATGATGGTCATCGGTTTCTGGTTGCTGGCGTTGGCGTTGTTCGCCGTCGCCACCCGTGTCGGTCGACATTTCGGCCTGATCCCGATCGTCAGCCAGTTGCTGTTGGCCAGCTTCGGTTTACCGCTGTTGATGTACTTCTGGATTGAGCCGGGCTGGCAGCTCAGAGGCGCTGAACTTATCGCGCCAGCGTGGCTGAAAAACCTCTACAGCCTGAGTTTTGCCTTGCTGCTCGGGCATATTCTCAGCGATGTGATCGACCTGCGACTGGATCGTCAGAGCGTGAAAATCGCCGTGCCGAGTTTCGCCGTACCGTTCGCCTGCGGTCTCGCGGTCGCGTATTGGCTGCTGCCGGCGCAACCGTGGCTCAACTCACTGGCCATCGGCCTGGTATTCGCGATTACCGCGATTCCGGTGCTGTACCTGTATCTGCGTCACATCGATTACCCGCCCGCCGCCACCCGACGTCTGGTACAGACCGCGATCCTGATCGACCTGACCTGCTGGACGTTGTTCGGCCTCGCCCAAGGCAGTCTGCACCTGAGCAGTCTTTTGCTGCCGCTGGGTCTCGCTTGCGTGCCCTTGCTGCTGTGCCTGTTCGGTGTGCGCCGCCCACTGACTTACAGCCTCGGCTTCTTTGCCCTGCTGGTGATGGCCGAGCATTACAAACTCAACGCGCTGATTTTCGGCATCGGTTATCTGCTGTGCATGGCTGCGTTGAAAGTGCCGCTGGTGCTGCCATTGCCAGCACGCTGGATGAGCCGCTTGCAGACGTGGTTGGCGATTCCGCTGATCCTCACCTTTGGCATTGTGCAGATTGACGTGCACAGCGCCCTCGCCAGCCTCGGCCCCGCTCAATGGGCCGCGCTGCTGATGTTACCGATTGCCAGTAAACTCCTCGGCAACTGGCTCGGCCTCGGTTGGGCCGGTGCCTCGTTCGAAGGTGCCAGCCGCTGGCGCGAAAGTGTGCTGTTGAACATTCGCGGCCTCAGCGAAATCGTCTTTCTCAACTTGCTGTTGCAACAACAGCTCATCACCCCGGCGCTGTACTTCGCGCTGATGCTGATGGGCCTGATCGCGACGCTGCTGCCGGCCCTGATCGGCCTGCATCGCGCGCCCCAGAAACACACCGCCATTGCGCCCGGGAGTTCACGTGCCAACCGTTGA
- a CDS encoding MMPL family transporter, with amino-acid sequence MTLPSERRLPWLFLILLLAVVALAGWQWRDGAPLSANLMELVPGTHPDALELRAEQRMQEPLNREMLVLVGHADRQQAVAMAQTLGEQWQASGLFEKVQWNLQADLPALRTQLLQGRLAMLSADDRQLLIEHPDGFIQQRVQALFDPFTGFSLVPSQDDWLGLTGRIQNSQPKHGAVQLDIGSGALVADADGKSWVLLRARTTGNAFDMNLPLQVAALLQHSREQAAKADVQLLAASGLLYAANGQQQATREMTWVGGGATIGILLLLLLAFRRWRVLLAFVPVLVGMLFGAVACVALFGHMHVMTLVLGSSLIGVAVDYPLHYLSKSWSLKPWRSWPALRLTLSGLTLSLLTSTIGYLALAWTPFPALTQIAVFSAAGLLGAYLSAVCLLPALLKNVELRPAQWPLHLAERMVNLREKLLERVRTPVLLALLIAFCAGGLVQLQSKNDIRQWVGAPQRLTDEAQTIARITGYQPTSQFFLVRAANQQELLERQAALSERLEQLVNLDKLQGYLALDQLVSPPGQQQQVRDALNKLPQFWQPLLDLGVPLAALQTELQQLQALPTEDIDAALAGPLGEPYRTLWLGPTEDGVAAMTSLQGLNNPSLLRVQALDLPGVMLVDRLGDLNNVFAATQISAAELKLASCVLIVLVLILPFGFGGALRIVALPLLAALCSLASLGWLGQPLTLFSLFGLLLVTAISVDYAILMREQVGGAAVSLLGTLLAAVTTWLSFGLLAVSSTPAVSNFGLSVSLGLAFSFMLAPWAGRHEHAAPVAEPAA; translated from the coding sequence ATGACTTTGCCGAGTGAACGCAGGCTGCCCTGGCTGTTCCTGATCCTGCTACTGGCGGTTGTCGCGCTGGCCGGCTGGCAATGGCGCGACGGTGCGCCACTGTCGGCGAACCTGATGGAACTGGTGCCAGGCACCCATCCTGACGCCCTCGAACTGCGCGCCGAACAACGCATGCAGGAACCGCTCAACCGCGAAATGCTGGTGCTGGTCGGCCACGCCGATCGCCAGCAAGCGGTAGCCATGGCGCAGACGCTGGGCGAGCAATGGCAGGCCAGTGGACTGTTCGAAAAAGTCCAGTGGAACCTGCAAGCCGATCTGCCAGCCTTGCGCACGCAATTGTTGCAAGGGCGGCTGGCGATGCTTTCGGCGGATGATCGGCAACTGCTGATCGAGCATCCCGATGGGTTTATTCAACAACGGGTGCAGGCACTGTTCGATCCCTTTACCGGTTTCAGCCTGGTGCCGAGCCAGGATGACTGGCTGGGCCTGACCGGACGCATCCAGAACAGCCAGCCGAAACACGGCGCGGTGCAACTGGATATCGGCAGCGGCGCATTGGTCGCCGACGCTGACGGCAAGAGTTGGGTGCTGCTGCGTGCACGCACCACCGGCAATGCTTTCGACATGAACCTACCGTTGCAAGTCGCCGCCCTGCTGCAACACAGCCGTGAGCAAGCGGCGAAAGCAGACGTGCAGTTGCTGGCCGCCAGCGGTTTGCTCTACGCGGCCAATGGTCAGCAGCAAGCGACCCGTGAAATGACTTGGGTCGGGGGCGGCGCGACGATCGGTATTTTGTTGCTGTTGTTGCTCGCCTTCCGCCGCTGGCGCGTGTTGCTGGCGTTCGTGCCGGTGCTGGTGGGCATGTTGTTCGGCGCGGTTGCGTGCGTGGCGCTGTTCGGCCACATGCATGTGATGACGCTGGTGCTCGGCTCCAGCCTGATCGGCGTGGCGGTGGATTACCCGTTGCACTATCTGTCGAAGAGCTGGAGCCTCAAGCCGTGGCGCAGTTGGCCAGCCTTGCGCCTGACCCTGTCCGGGCTGACCCTGAGCCTGCTCACCAGCACCATCGGTTATCTGGCGCTGGCGTGGACGCCGTTCCCGGCGCTGACGCAAATCGCCGTGTTCTCCGCTGCCGGGTTGCTCGGTGCCTATCTGTCAGCCGTGTGCTTGCTGCCGGCGCTGCTGAAAAACGTCGAACTGCGCCCGGCGCAATGGCCGCTGCACCTGGCTGAGCGCATGGTCAATCTGCGCGAGAAACTGCTTGAACGCGTGCGTACCCCGGTGTTGCTGGCGTTGCTGATCGCCTTCTGCGCCGGCGGTCTGGTGCAACTGCAAAGCAAAAACGACATCCGCCAATGGGTCGGCGCACCGCAACGTCTGACCGATGAAGCGCAGACCATTGCGCGCATCACCGGCTATCAACCAACCAGCCAGTTCTTCCTCGTGCGTGCGGCCAATCAGCAAGAATTGCTGGAGCGGCAAGCAGCGCTGAGCGAGCGTCTGGAACAACTGGTCAATCTCGACAAGCTGCAAGGCTATCTCGCGCTGGATCAACTGGTCAGCCCGCCAGGCCAGCAACAGCAAGTGCGCGATGCGCTGAACAAACTGCCACAGTTCTGGCAGCCGCTGCTCGACCTCGGCGTTCCCCTCGCTGCGCTGCAAACCGAGCTGCAACAGTTGCAGGCACTGCCGACCGAGGACATCGACGCTGCGCTGGCCGGGCCGCTCGGCGAACCGTATCGCACGTTGTGGCTCGGTCCGACCGAGGACGGCGTCGCGGCGATGACCAGCCTGCAAGGCCTGAATAATCCGTCGTTGCTGCGGGTGCAGGCGCTGGATCTGCCGGGGGTGATGCTGGTGGATCGTCTCGGCGATCTGAACAATGTTTTCGCCGCGACGCAGATCAGCGCCGCCGAACTGAAACTCGCCTCCTGCGTGTTGATCGTGCTGGTGCTGATCCTGCCATTCGGTTTCGGCGGCGCGCTGCGCATCGTTGCCCTGCCGTTGCTGGCTGCACTGTGCAGTCTCGCCAGTCTCGGTTGGCTGGGGCAACCGCTGACCCTGTTCAGCCTGTTCGGCCTGCTGCTGGTGACGGCGATCAGCGTCGACTACGCGATTCTCATGCGCGAGCAGGTCGGCGGTGCAGCGGTAAGTCTGCTCGGCACCTTACTGGCGGCCGTGACGACTTGGCTGTCGTTTGGTTTGCTGGCGGTTTCCAGCACGCCGGCCGTGAGCAATTTCGGCTTGTCGGTGAGCCTCGGTCTGGCGTTCAGTTTCATGCTCGCGCCGTGGGCCGGCCGACATGAGCATGCGGCGCCTGTAGCGGAGCCGGCAGCATGA
- a CDS encoding outer membrane lipoprotein carrier protein LolA, translating into MNLFCKSLGALALLAISTLANAFDLQQLSEQLAKPDVIHGQFIQEKHLRALPQPLISKGSFVLAKNHGLLWLLKTPLQQDYRITAKGIARRDGDGWQLLPNKSAGAEQNRLFLAVLQGDSSGLQRDFELALSGDAQQWKLTLTPRSLLLKQVFNQINIDGGALVQTIELLETQGDSTVLRMQNSTAGQPLSDTEQHDFAE; encoded by the coding sequence ATGAACCTGTTTTGCAAAAGTCTTGGCGCGCTGGCGCTGTTGGCCATATCGACACTGGCCAACGCCTTCGACCTGCAACAACTCAGCGAGCAACTGGCTAAACCGGACGTTATCCACGGCCAGTTCATTCAGGAAAAACACCTGCGCGCCCTGCCCCAGCCGCTGATCAGCAAGGGCAGCTTTGTCCTCGCGAAAAATCACGGTTTGCTCTGGCTGCTGAAAACTCCGCTGCAACAGGATTACCGCATCACTGCCAAAGGCATCGCCCGGCGTGACGGCGATGGCTGGCAACTGCTGCCGAACAAGAGCGCCGGGGCCGAGCAGAACCGTTTGTTCCTCGCCGTGCTGCAAGGTGACAGCAGCGGCCTGCAACGGGACTTCGAACTGGCCCTGAGCGGCGATGCGCAACAGTGGAAACTGACCCTGACGCCACGCTCATTGCTGCTCAAGCAAGTGTTCAATCAGATCAACATCGACGGCGGCGCTCTGGTGCAAACCATTGAACTGCTGGAAACCCAGGGCGACAGCACGGTGCTGCGCATGCAGAACAGTACCGCCGGCCAACCGCTGAGCGACACGGAGCAACATGACTTTGCCGAGTGA
- a CDS encoding acyl-CoA thioesterase, which translates to MRSAGVIHADTEILVPFFDVDTMHVVWHGHYVKYLEVARCALLDKIGHNYNQMVDSGYAWPVIDLQLRYVRGAVFGQRLNVRASLVEWENRLKIHYLITDAQTGERLTRASSVQVAVEVSSREMQLASPKVFTDAVERML; encoded by the coding sequence ATGCGTAGCGCCGGAGTGATTCACGCCGACACGGAAATCCTCGTACCGTTTTTCGACGTCGACACCATGCATGTCGTCTGGCACGGCCATTACGTCAAATATCTCGAAGTGGCGCGCTGCGCGCTGCTCGACAAGATCGGCCACAACTACAACCAGATGGTCGACTCGGGTTACGCCTGGCCAGTGATCGATCTGCAACTGCGCTACGTGCGCGGTGCGGTGTTCGGCCAGCGTCTGAACGTGCGCGCCAGCCTGGTGGAATGGGAAAACCGCTTGAAGATCCATTACCTGATCACGGACGCGCAAACCGGCGAACGCCTGACCCGCGCCAGCTCGGTGCAAGTGGCGGTCGAAGTCAGCAGTCGCGAGATGCAACTGGCCTCGCCGAAAGTCTTCACCGATGCCGTGGAAAGGATGCTGTGA
- a CDS encoding aromatic amino acid ammonia-lyase: MTTPTHEPVTFGERPLRIEDVLALANRQAPVQLQSDADYRERIAKGARFLDSLLDKEGVIYGVTTGYGDSCVVAVPLHHVEALPRHLYTFHGCGLGKLLDAQATRAVLAARLQSLCHGVSGVRIELLERLHAFLEYDILPLIPEEGSVGASGDLTPLSYVAATLSGEREVMFRGERRQSSDVHRELGWTPLVLRPKEALALMNGTAVMTGLACLAYARADYLLQLATRITALNVVALQGNPEHFDERLFAAKPHPGQMQVAAWLRKDLAIDAPTAPLHRLQDRYSLRCAPHVLGVLADSLNWLRSFIETELNSANDNPIIDAEAERVLHGGHFYGGHIAFAMDSLKNLVANVADLLDRQLALLVDERYNHGLPSNLSGAPADRAMLNHGFKAVQIGTSAWTAEALKNTMPASVFSRSTECHNQDKVSMGTIAARDAIRVLELTEQVAAATLLAANQGVWLRGQAEDARPLPPALAAMHEALAQDFPPVIEDRALEGELRLCLQRIAAQHWRLHA, from the coding sequence ATGACGACGCCAACCCATGAGCCGGTAACCTTCGGCGAACGCCCTTTGCGCATCGAAGACGTGCTGGCCCTGGCCAACCGTCAGGCGCCCGTGCAGTTGCAGAGCGACGCCGACTATCGCGAGCGCATCGCCAAGGGTGCGCGGTTCCTCGATTCGCTGCTGGACAAGGAAGGCGTGATCTACGGCGTGACCACCGGTTACGGCGACTCCTGCGTGGTCGCGGTGCCGCTGCATCACGTCGAGGCGTTGCCGCGTCATCTCTACACCTTTCACGGTTGCGGACTGGGCAAACTGCTCGATGCGCAAGCCACCCGTGCGGTGCTGGCGGCGCGTTTGCAGTCGCTGTGCCACGGCGTGTCCGGGGTACGCATTGAACTGCTGGAGCGTCTGCACGCGTTCCTCGAATACGACATCCTGCCGCTGATTCCCGAAGAAGGTTCGGTGGGCGCCAGCGGTGATCTGACGCCACTGTCCTACGTCGCCGCGACCCTGTCCGGTGAGCGTGAAGTGATGTTCCGTGGCGAACGCCGTCAATCCTCGGATGTGCACCGCGAACTCGGCTGGACACCGTTGGTGCTGCGCCCGAAAGAAGCGCTGGCATTGATGAACGGCACCGCGGTGATGACCGGCCTCGCCTGCCTCGCCTACGCCCGCGCCGATTATCTGCTGCAACTGGCCACGCGCATCACCGCGCTCAACGTGGTGGCACTGCAAGGCAATCCGGAGCACTTTGACGAACGCCTGTTCGCCGCCAAGCCGCACCCGGGGCAGATGCAAGTCGCCGCATGGCTGCGCAAGGATCTGGCGATCGACGCACCGACCGCACCGCTGCATCGTTTACAGGATCGCTACTCGCTGCGGTGCGCACCGCATGTGCTCGGCGTGCTGGCTGACAGCCTGAACTGGCTGCGCTCGTTCATCGAAACCGAACTCAACAGCGCTAACGACAACCCGATCATCGACGCCGAAGCCGAACGCGTGCTGCACGGCGGCCACTTCTACGGCGGCCACATCGCGTTCGCCATGGACAGCCTGAAAAACCTGGTGGCCAACGTCGCCGACCTGCTCGATCGGCAGCTCGCGCTGCTGGTCGACGAGCGCTACAACCACGGCTTGCCGAGCAACCTGTCCGGCGCTCCGGCGGATCGCGCAATGCTCAACCACGGCTTCAAGGCTGTGCAGATCGGCACCAGCGCCTGGACCGCCGAAGCGCTGAAAAACACCATGCCGGCCAGCGTCTTCTCGCGCTCCACCGAGTGCCACAATCAGGACAAGGTGAGCATGGGCACCATCGCCGCCCGCGACGCAATCCGTGTGCTGGAACTGACCGAACAGGTCGCCGCCGCCACCCTGCTCGCCGCCAACCAAGGCGTCTGGCTGCGGGGCCAGGCCGAAGACGCCCGACCACTGCCACCCGCGCTGGCTGCCATGCACGAAGCACTTGCCCAAGACTTCCCGCCGGTCATCGAGGACCGCGCGCTGGAAGGCGAACTGCGCCTGTGCCTGCAACGCATCGCCGCGCAACACTGGAGGCTGCATGCGTAG
- a CDS encoding glycosyl transferase, with translation MTVEADKKHWADREERGSFLLMKFTAFAAKVLGRRLLSPLLYGIVLYFFLFGRTARRSAWQYQQRLAEWSNRADLRPSHWRVFRQFMAFADSMLDKLDVWNGKIRIEQIEIIDPALLRNQLRGSRGQLLVGAHLGNLEVCRALAEIGEKVTMNVLVHTKHAEQFNRLLGEAGATNLRLIQVSELDPVIMLQLHERLERGEWLAIAGDRVPLHGGRSVTVDFLGHPAPFPQGPWLLAGLLKCPVNLLMCLKQPDGHYRLTLEPFADAVTWTRREREQVIHQWATRYAQRLSHYCLEAPQQWFNFYPFWKTDDDANP, from the coding sequence ATGACTGTCGAGGCCGACAAAAAGCATTGGGCCGACCGCGAGGAGCGCGGCAGTTTCCTGCTGATGAAATTCACCGCGTTCGCTGCCAAGGTTCTTGGCCGGCGGCTGCTGAGCCCGTTGCTGTACGGCATCGTCCTGTACTTTTTCCTGTTCGGCCGCACCGCGCGACGCAGTGCCTGGCAATACCAGCAACGGCTGGCCGAGTGGAGCAACCGTGCAGACTTGCGCCCGAGTCATTGGCGGGTATTCCGCCAGTTCATGGCGTTCGCCGATTCGATGCTCGACAAGCTCGACGTGTGGAACGGCAAGATCCGCATCGAACAGATTGAAATCATCGACCCGGCCCTGCTGCGCAATCAGTTGCGTGGCAGCCGTGGGCAACTGCTGGTTGGCGCACATCTGGGCAATCTCGAAGTGTGCCGGGCGCTGGCGGAGATCGGCGAAAAGGTCACCATGAATGTGCTGGTGCACACCAAGCACGCCGAGCAGTTCAACCGCTTGCTCGGCGAGGCAGGGGCGACCAATCTGCGTCTGATTCAGGTCAGCGAACTGGACCCGGTGATCATGCTGCAACTGCACGAACGCCTGGAGCGCGGCGAATGGCTGGCGATTGCCGGCGACCGCGTGCCGCTGCACGGCGGACGCAGTGTGACCGTCGACTTTCTCGGCCATCCGGCGCCGTTCCCGCAAGGGCCGTGGCTGCTGGCCGGCCTGCTGAAATGCCCGGTCAACCTGTTGATGTGCCTGAAACAACCCGACGGCCACTATCGCCTGACCCTCGAGCCCTTCGCCGATGCCGTGACGTGGACACGCCGCGAGCGCGAGCAGGTCATTCATCAGTGGGCCACCCGCTATGCGCAGCGCCTGAGTCACTATTGCCTCGAAGCCCCGCAGCAATGGTTCAACTTTTACCCTTTCTGGAAGACCGATGACGACGCCAACCCATGA